One window from the genome of Babylonia areolata isolate BAREFJ2019XMU chromosome 13, ASM4173473v1, whole genome shotgun sequence encodes:
- the LOC143289299 gene encoding uncharacterized protein LOC143289299: protein MPYWDEKSDDMESYLRRFEAFADQNKWDDSERSCYLSALLKGKALTYFQELSQEDAESFKTVKKHLLTRFQCTEEGFRTQFRSARPQPEETMGVFHSRVRRYFFRWLELAEIGKDFEKLADLLLREQILSGVSTQLVVRLPLSRVSLDTPYFAGTVEACVIENPVCDVILGRIEGSTFHCSEVVAAVVTRAQAARL from the exons ATGCCATATTGGGATGAAAAGTCTGATGACATGGAATCCTATCTTCGCAGATTTGAAGCTTTTGCAGATCAGAACAAGTGGGATGATTCTGAGCGATCTTGCTATTTGTCTGCTTTACTCAAAGGAAAAGCCTTGACTTACTTTCAGGAGTTGTCACAAGAAGATGCTGAGTCatttaaaactgtcaaaaagcaTCTCTTGACAAGGTTTCAGTGCACTGAAGAAGGTTTCCGGACTCAGTTTCGGTCAGCTAGGCCCCAACCTGAAGAAACCATGGGTGTTTTTCATTCCAGGGTTAGGAGGTACTTTTTCAGATGGTTGGAACTCGCTGAGATTGGCAAGGATTTTGAAAAACTTGCGGATTTGCTTTTACGTGAACAGATTTTGTCGGGTGTGTCCACTCAGCTG GTTGTCCGACTTCCACTATCTCGTGTTAGTCTGGATACACCATATTTTGCTGGTACAGTGGAAGCCTGTGTCATTGAAAATCCTGTTTGTGACGTTATTTTGGGTCGAATTGAGGGCTCCACATTTCATTGCAGCGAGGTTGTTGCTGCGGTTGTGACCAGAGCACAGGCAGCCAGGCTGTGA